The Chryseolinea soli nucleotide sequence TTCTCTGAAAAGTGCAGGTTTTACAAATTCAGTAGAGGATTTCACTTTATTTAAATGAACCTGTCCGGATTTCGAGACCCTCGTTGTCTTTAGGACATGAAGCCATTTATCTCGTTCCGGCTTTACGGATTTTGAATTACTTTATAACTTACATAACACAATTTATGACTATGGAAAAATTCATGCTGATCATTCGCGAAGACCTGAAACGCATCGGTGCGCTGACCGACGAGGAGCGCTTCTCCAATATGCCTGAGCAAATGGAGTGGATCAAGTCTATCGCCGAGTCGGGCAACTATGTCACGGGAGAACCGCTGGAAATTCGGGGGCGTTATGTGAGCAAGAACGAAGTGCTGTCGGACGGACCGTTCATTGAAGCGAAGGAAGGCATTGCCGGCTACGACATGATCATGGCCGAGAACATCGATCAGGCCGTTGCCATCGCGCAGATGTGTCCCTTGGTGATGAAGGGCGTGGCCGTTATTGAGGTGAGACCCGTGAGCATGCTCGACACGCTTTCGTAGCCTTAGCAACGCAATTCACAAAGACAAGAACAACCGATGGCCAGCATAGAGCAAGCCGTAGACAAACTTTACAAAGATCATTTTGGAAAAATGGTCGGCGTCTTGCTCTATGCCTCGCGCGACATCGACCCCGAAACGGCCGAAGATCTTGTCCAGGATTCCTTTTCCGCGGCACTCACCGATTGGAAAAGCAACGGCATACCTCTCAATCCCGCGGGGTGGATCTACAAAGTGTGCCGCAACAAGGCGCTCAACAAAATCAAAAAAGAAAAACGCACGGAGGGCCTCAACGAAAATACATTCCAGGAATCCGTAGAGATCCGTTTTTCCGAATCCGCTTTGGACGATCAACAGTTGAAACTATTATTTGCCTGCGCTCATCCCGATCTATCACCCAAAGTGCAGGTGGTGATCACGTTAAAATATGTTGTCAACCTGAAAGTAGACGCCATCGCCGGTGTGTTGGGCATGACGGTGGACGGCGTGGATAAATTGTTGCTCCGGGCACGGCAAAAGATCAGGGACGAAAAGATCCTGCTGGAGGAGCCTCCACCCGCGGCCCTGCGACCGCGATTGCCCATCGTCCACAAGATCATCTATCTCATCTTTAATGAAGGATACAAGTCGTTCCGCGGCACGGAAATTATACGCGAAGAACTATGCGAAGAAGCGCTGTTGCTGAACAAAGCCCTCATGGACGCCCACCTGGGCAACAAACACACCGCAGCACTTCACGCCCTCATGTTGTTCAACAGTGCCCGCTTCAAATCCCGCTTCGGTCTTTCTGGCGAGTTGCTGAACCTTGAAGAGCAGGATCGCTCGCTTTGGGACAAAGCCTTGATCCAATTGGGCAACGACTTTCTTCATACGTCAAAAGGCGAGGAGATCACTTCCTTTCACCTGGAAGCCTCCATAGCATTCCTGCACTGCAGAGCCCATTCGTTTGCCGACACCGACTGGACTACGATCACACAATTGTATGCGCGGTTGCTCAAAGAGCATCCCAACCCTTTTGTGGAGCTGAACTATGCCATCGCGCTTTTTTATTCCGGGCAAAGGCTGAAGGCGTTTCAAATCTTGCATGCACTGGAGCGTCAACCCATTCTAAATCAATACTACTTATTGAACGCGGCGCTTGGAAAACTACATCACCTCGAAGGTCAAGACGATCTGGCGACGCAATACTTAAAGAAGGCCCATGAACAAACGGGGGTTGCAAAAGAGCGGGAACTTATTCAGAAGATGATACTCGAAATCGAGACCGGCGAGTCATAATAGCGCATCCTCGACACGGTAACCTATGAGGTGAATTCGCTTCTGATTTTCACCAGTAATTCTTCGCAAAGTTCACCGTCGGGAGTCTCGGGTAAATCAGAATGCTTAAACAGTTCGTCCACCATTTGCATTTTCTCATCGGCCTGCTGCAACAGATCATCATACGCAAACTCCCCGGCGCGGATGCGCAAGAGCCATTCCCGGTCGGGGCGCCTCACGTTCACCATATTGAAGCGGGCGATTTCTTCCGCCATATTCAACAAGCGAAAAACATGCATCATGTTCTTGGCGTCATAGTTCTTTCCATGCTCAACGGTATTTTCATAGCGCGCTTCATTTCTCTGGTCCACCCATTCCCAATATTGTTTGTATTCTTTACAATACACGGTGTAGCCGTCCTTATTAAAGTATAGCGTCGCAGCAGGAGTGAGGCCCTCGGGAACCGAGCTCAGCGACACCTCATCGGATCGTTCGCTGGAACAGATTCCACGGAAAGGCTGCGTGGGCGACGGCCCGAACAACGCATAGATGTCACGCATATGGTTTATACTTACCAGGCCACACTCTTCTTGCCGATAGTGCATGTTACTTAACCATTCGCTTGCCGGGACCGAGCCTTGCCCTTGAACAACATAACAGAAATCCAAAACCGTCTTTCGTTTCTTGTCCAACGGATTCAGTATCTTTTTATTCAGACCCCTCGCTTTCTTGATTTGAGCATACGCATATTGCCCAAAGGTTTGATTGCAAAGCCGGGATAAAAAAAATTCCGGCCGGATCAAATCCATGCTGGGATGACGGTAAAGAATGCAATCCGCCGGAGTGTTTAAAAGCTCCAGGATATTGGGATTATTTTTTAACAACAGGTCGACGAACTTCCAGATCTCATAGTACATCTCATCATTTGTGGCGTTATTGATCTGATCGGTATACGTCAATCCATAAAATTCTTCCTTGGGCAAGACAAACACGCCTTTTATATCGGTGTCGGAATGTGGCAAGGCCAGGCCATAGGCCTGGCTACCACTGATGCACTTGAACAAAATGCTGGAAGAATCTTTCTGTAATTCTTGTAACGTCATACGATGTACTTTCTGAATATGCGATTTAACGGTTCATCATCCACCGCAACGCCAGTTTCCGAAACTGCCCTTTTGCAGATCGCCATTTGCTCGCGGATATAATCATTAACCGATGCCAGGCTTGCGATGGAACTCTTCTCGTCGCCCACGGCCTTCTGTCTCAGAAGATCATCCACCGTTTCATTCAAGTCCGCTCTCATGATCGCCCGGAGTTTATCAAATTCCATCGGCGGCACTTCCGAGTGGTTAACGATCCATTGACAGGCCAGGAGCGTGCGCAACGCATAGCAGTATTTCTTCAGCCTGACGGTATCTCCCGAAAGATCGCTTTCAAAAATACCAAGCGTCATGCTAAGATAGTGATGCATGGCGGCACGGGGTGAGAAGTAGCGTGGCATAAGTGCCCTCATCTCGCCGACAAAACCGGGATCCGCCTCATAAACCACCGGCGACTGCAACCACTCATAAAGTGGGGCGTTTGATTTCCGGAAAAGACGGAGCGCTTTTCTCAGTTCCCATCCGCTGATATCCAGCACTTCATTTACCGGGAGCTCAACCACATCGCGTTGATCATTCAGCGACAAATAAAAGTCAGCTTTGTGAACATAGATGAACCGCACGTCAAAATCGCTGTCGGCAGAGGCAAATCCCCAGGCGCGGCTTCCGGATTCACAGGCAAAGAGGATCCGAATATCGAATTCCCGTTCCAGGGCCCGCAGTTTTTCTTGAATGATAGCTTTCATGGTTGTTTTTGTTGTCCAGACAAAGCTATGATACAAGTGCGCAGTCTTTCTGCGTAGTTGCTGTCTAGGTGTCTTTTATTTTCGAATGGCTGCTGTTTTGTCAAGTGACCACTATCCCTGCGAATCCTGGATACGAGGACTACTCAATTTCGATGTCGTATTTCGCCAGCAACCCCATCAACCCTTCTCTGCTGAACTTGGCTTTCTTGATTTTATTCTTCTCCGGATCAAAGGCAAAATTATAGGCGGTGCGAAAGTCAGTCTTTTCCAGGATCGTATTCTCGAAAGTAGCTCCCATCAGATCGCAGTTTTCAAACGTCGCGCCGCTGAGATCAGCATTGGCAAAATCGACTTCCTGGAGGCTGCAGTTCTTTATGATCTTCTTTTTGAGCGAGAGCTTATAGAAAGTAGACAGGTTAAGAATACAATCCTCAAAATCAACCGAGAAAAGGAAAGCGTTACAGTTGTCAAAATGCAGTCCCAGCAGTTTGCATTGCTTGAAGCGGACGCCTTGCATGGAGGTTTGATAGAGTTTGGTGGTACTGAGGTTACAATCCAGGAACTCGCAGTCGGAGAATTTTATGTTGGAAAGATCGGCGTTGATGAAAGTACATTGCTTGAACTGGCAATTTTCATATTCGGTGTTTGGCAGTTTGGTTTCGCTGAAGTTTATCCTGTCAATTACTTCCTCCCAGTTGCGTTTCTTTTCCATGGTGTGTTAAAATAGAGTCTTTATTCTCGTTGTTAAAGATAGTTCTTACATGCATACGTTGCGATGTTTCGCTTGCGGTTTTGCAATGGCGTTGCGTGTGCGTCACTACCGCAATACCGCAAATACGCAACGTGGATGCAAGAACGGCCGTTGCGATGAAATTTCAATATCTGTAGATACAATTATGAGAAAGGCCCAACGCAACGGCCTGTACCGTTTGCGTTGCGTGCGATGTTTGCGATAATATTATATATGTATTTCACCGATATCTTACAAGACGTACTGTAAATATATATTTGATTGAAACACCCCAACATTCCTAAAAGCGCCTCGTTAATTCTCTCACAAAACAACAAAACTAAAATGACAAGCGCTCCTCCTGCTAAGTCTTAAAGCCTGCACCAGGCAACTCTCTCCTGCTGCAGCACCTCTGACTGCGGCACACATTCACCCACTATTTAGTACACAGATCTGAGAATTTACCCAGCCATGCCGTGGCAGTGTCTTCTCGTGATCGGAAAAAAAATTAAAACAAAACAATGACAAGCGCACCGCCTGCCAAATTATAAGCCTGCACAGGCAATCACAACAGTTGCTCCAGTTCCTTCGACTGCAGCTCAGCGTCTCGCTTTCGTTCAAAAATTTTGAGTGGCCTCCATCACTGGCAATGGCGTTGCCGTGTGTGCCCCTCTCTTTTCGAACGAAAGCCGTCCAAGACTTTTTCGATTCTCTTTTCACTTAACCAAACAACTATGGCTAATCTTTTAAAGAAAGCTATGGGCCTCTTCGTGGAATTCGATGAAGGTCCTGATGATCAACGCGCGCCGCGCAACGATTCTTCGCCAACGCCACCCCCACGCGCCACCGCACGGGCGGTGCTGAATGCAGAAGAACTCGACAAGTTCGGGAAGCACTTCGAGAAGTTGTTCGACCAGCAAAATTTGCCGGGACCGGACTACTACGAATTCATGAAAATGATGGAAACACTCGAAGCGCACATCAAGGATGAGAAAGCGCGGATCTCTGCCACGTTCGCGGCCCTCGCCATTCAAGGCTTGACAAAAGAAAAACTTGTCGAGACCGCGAAGACCTACCAGGAGATCATCCGTCACGACCAGGCGCAATTTGAGAAGACGGCGTCGGAAAAACGCGATAAGGAGATCGGTCAGAAGCTAAAAGATGTGCAAGGCTTGGAGGAAAACACTGCCCGCCATGCCGAGACCATCCAAAAGCTGACCAAAGAGATCTCGGATTCTCAACAGGCGATGGAAAAACTAAAGCAAACCATTGCCGAAGAGGAGGGCAAGCTGAACCGGAACAAGCAAGGCTACTTGACGGCCTGCGAAGCCATGTTCGGAAAGATTGCGGACGACATAACCAAAATTCAAACAAACCTATAAACTATGGAAACACAAATTTTTCCTGCAGATGCACAACAATTGAAATCGTATTGGAAGCGACCCGGTGGAAAATTCGGTACGCTGGCCGGGCTGGGTATTCTCGGCGCCATCGGATACTACGTGCTGCCGATCCTCACCGCCGTGGTGTGGAACACTTTCAACTTCGGTGTGGCACTGGCCTGTCTGGGCGTATTTCTCTACTGCATAACGCATCGCAAGCTTCGCATGAGCCTCTTTTATCTCTATGAGATCCTCATGAAGAAACTGGTGGGCGTGGTGATCGAGCTCGACCCCTTCATCATTGCAGAAGACTACATCAGCGACATGCAGGAAGAGCGCGAAAAGCTCTACAAGCAAGCCACCGACGTGGACGCGCAAAAGGAGAAGATCCATGCCAAGATGCGCGAAAAGGAAGGTGAGATCAACAAGCTGATGACCAAAGCGCAAGTGGCCAAGGAACGGGGCATGATGCCCGAACTGGGCAACGCGACGCGACAGATCGGCCGCTTAAAAGAGTATGTCCAACAACTCTCGCCCATCTTCGAAAATCTGTCGCGCATTGGTGACTACCTCACCAAGGTGCATAAGAACAGTGCTTATCTCATCGAGGATGCGAAGAACGAATTGGAGGTGAAGAAGGATCTGTACAAATCGGTCACCTCCGGCAATCGTGCGCTGACCTCAGCGCTGAAGATCTTCAAAGGCGACCCGGAGAAGAAAATGATGGTGGAGCAGTCGATGGAATTTTTGAAGGAAGACATTGCCGGGAAACTGGCCAACATGAAAAAGGCCATCAGCTACTCGTCGGACTTCATGAAGTCGATCGACCTCGACAACGCTACCTACGAAAAGGAGGGCTTGAAGATGCTGGACAAATTCAATCCCGACAGCGAGTTCAAACTGGCCGTGTCTTCGCGACAGTCGACCGGCACGAGTGGTAGCGACTATGGTGACCTTTTAAAATAAAACAACGCAAACAATTTTCTAAACCAAACAACAAATTAGTATGTCAGTAAAAGTTAAAACATCCGGAAAAGTAGTCATGATCGTGCTCGTGCTGGCCGTCATTTTCGTCGGCAAAGTAGGGTGGTGGGATAAACGCCCACGCGAAGCCAAGCAATCACAAGAAATCGGCCGTGTGGCCTTGCCTGACGCGCCCGAAGCGTCGCTGGCCGGTCAGGCCATGATGTTGCCCCTGCCCGCACCGAAGGAGTCCGTGAACGGTGGTACCAAGATCGTGTGGAAGATCATGGCGTGGAACTCGCAGTTCCCGCTCATGTATGCCAACGGTGGCGCGGTGACCACGCAAGGTTCCTTGCTGGACAAAGCGAAACTTCAGGTCGATATCTCGCGTCAGGACGACTGTTTCAAGTCGCTGGCCGACATCGTGAAGTTTGCGCAGGACTATAAGGACCATCCCAACTCCACACCCGGTGTGTTCGCGTCCTTCATGGGCGACGGTATGCCGGCCTTCTTTGCCTCGTTGTCGAAGGAGCTGGAGCCGCTGGGTCCCGAGTACCAGCCCATCGCTTTCTATGCCATGGGTAAATCATACGGCGAAGACCAATTGATGGGTCCTGCCGATTGGAAGAAGAATCCTTCTTCGGCCTTGGGTAAAACAGTAGCCTGCGTGCTGCGCGACGGTGACATGAACATCTTGTTGAAATGGGCTGGCGACAACAACCTGCGGGTGAACCCCGACGAGACGACGTTCGACAAGAACGCCATCAACCTGATCGCTGCTGCCGACTTCCTGGATGCCGGTAACAAATATATCTCCGGCTACAAAGAGAAGCGCAAGATCGTGGAAAATGGCCAGAAGCTTAGTGAAGAAGTCACTGTCGGTGTGGATGCCGTGGCTACCTGGACGCCTTGCGACGTGAACATCGCGCAAAAGAAAGGTGGTCTGGTGACCATTGCCAACACAAAACAGTATGCGTCGCAGATGCCCAACATCACGATCACGATCAAGAAGTTTGCGTATGACCACCGCACCGACATCGAGAACCTGATCATGGCGCTTAGCCAGGCGGGCGACCAGGTGAGATCGTTCAAAGAAGCCAAGGCGTTTGCCGCTAGCGTATCGGCCAAAGTGTATAACGAGCAAAGCGGCGACTACTGGCTGAAGTATTATAACGGCGTAACCGAAAACGACATGCAAGGCGTGCCTGTATCGCTCGGTGGTTCGATGGCCTTCAACTTGCAGGATGCCGCCAACATGTTTGGTCTGGGCAAAGATGGTATCGACCGCTATAAGATCGTGTATACTACCTTCGGCGATATTTTGTCGAAGATGTACCCGGAGTATATGGCGACTTACCCGCAGTATAGTGCAGTGGTAGATAAATCGTTCCTCGTGTCGGTGATCGCCAACCACGGCGAGCTGATGGAAGGTAAGGCCTTGCAAGTGGCGTACTCGAACGAGATCACGAGCGAAGTTTCTTCGAAGTCGTACCAGATCCAGTTTGAAACCGGTAGCGCGCTGATCAAACCCGAGTCGTATAAGCTGCTGGACGAGATCCTGCAAAGCTCGGTGGTCGCCGAAGGTTTGAAGGTAGGTGTGTATGGCCATACCGACAACGTAGGTGGTGCACAATCGAACCAGGCGCTTTCGGAAGAGCGTGCCAATTCGGTGAAGAGCTACCTGTTGAGCAAAGGTCTTTCGTCTCAGCGTATTGAGGCAAAAGGTTTTGGTCCATCCAATCCCATCGCCGACAACGCTACGGCTGCGGGTCGTGCCAAGAACCGACGTGTACAAATTGTTTTAGGTGAATAACAAAATGTCAATGGATATCATCAAAAGTGTGTTTCGTCCATTGACCCAGATCAAGGGCCGCACTTCCATAACGCTTGTCGTTGTGGAAGCGCTGGCGGCCCTGCTGGCCTGGGAGATCTTCGGACAACATGGACTGATCCCCACGCCTTCCAAAATCATGGTAGCCGTCGGGCGGATCGTTACCTCGGCCTATTTTACCGACAACCTGTTCAGCAGTCTTTCGCTCACATTGTCGGGGATGGGCATTTCAATTGTCCTGGCGCTGGTGGTGAGCTATCTGTCGCTGATCCCGGTGTTCGCGCCGGTGACGCGCTTCATCGTGAAGTGCCGCTACCTGACCTTGACCGGATTGATCTTTCTGTTCACACTGCTCACACAGGATGGTCACCAATTGAAGCTCAGCCTGCTCATCTTTGGGATCGTTCCATTCTTTGTGACG carries:
- a CDS encoding YciI family protein, coding for MEKFMLIIREDLKRIGALTDEERFSNMPEQMEWIKSIAESGNYVTGEPLEIRGRYVSKNEVLSDGPFIEAKEGIAGYDMIMAENIDQAVAIAQMCPLVMKGVAVIEVRPVSMLDTLS
- a CDS encoding RNA polymerase sigma factor, which produces MASIEQAVDKLYKDHFGKMVGVLLYASRDIDPETAEDLVQDSFSAALTDWKSNGIPLNPAGWIYKVCRNKALNKIKKEKRTEGLNENTFQESVEIRFSESALDDQQLKLLFACAHPDLSPKVQVVITLKYVVNLKVDAIAGVLGMTVDGVDKLLLRARQKIRDEKILLEEPPPAALRPRLPIVHKIIYLIFNEGYKSFRGTEIIREELCEEALLLNKALMDAHLGNKHTAALHALMLFNSARFKSRFGLSGELLNLEEQDRSLWDKALIQLGNDFLHTSKGEEITSFHLEASIAFLHCRAHSFADTDWTTITQLYARLLKEHPNPFVELNYAIALFYSGQRLKAFQILHALERQPILNQYYLLNAALGKLHHLEGQDDLATQYLKKAHEQTGVAKERELIQKMILEIETGES
- a CDS encoding DNA polymerase beta superfamily protein — protein: MTLQELQKDSSSILFKCISGSQAYGLALPHSDTDIKGVFVLPKEEFYGLTYTDQINNATNDEMYYEIWKFVDLLLKNNPNILELLNTPADCILYRHPSMDLIRPEFFLSRLCNQTFGQYAYAQIKKARGLNKKILNPLDKKRKTVLDFCYVVQGQGSVPASEWLSNMHYRQEECGLVSINHMRDIYALFGPSPTQPFRGICSSERSDEVSLSSVPEGLTPAATLYFNKDGYTVYCKEYKQYWEWVDQRNEARYENTVEHGKNYDAKNMMHVFRLLNMAEEIARFNMVNVRRPDREWLLRIRAGEFAYDDLLQQADEKMQMVDELFKHSDLPETPDGELCEELLVKIRSEFTS
- a CDS encoding DNA polymerase beta superfamily protein, producing MKAIIQEKLRALEREFDIRILFACESGSRAWGFASADSDFDVRFIYVHKADFYLSLNDQRDVVELPVNEVLDISGWELRKALRLFRKSNAPLYEWLQSPVVYEADPGFVGEMRALMPRYFSPRAAMHHYLSMTLGIFESDLSGDTVRLKKYCYALRTLLACQWIVNHSEVPPMEFDKLRAIMRADLNETVDDLLRQKAVGDEKSSIASLASVNDYIREQMAICKRAVSETGVAVDDEPLNRIFRKYIV
- a CDS encoding pentapeptide repeat-containing protein; its protein translation is MEKKRNWEEVIDRINFSETKLPNTEYENCQFKQCTFINADLSNIKFSDCEFLDCNLSTTKLYQTSMQGVRFKQCKLLGLHFDNCNAFLFSVDFEDCILNLSTFYKLSLKKKIIKNCSLQEVDFANADLSGATFENCDLMGATFENTILEKTDFRTAYNFAFDPEKNKIKKAKFSREGLMGLLAKYDIEIE
- a CDS encoding DUF4047 domain-containing protein, with the protein product MANLLKKAMGLFVEFDEGPDDQRAPRNDSSPTPPPRATARAVLNAEELDKFGKHFEKLFDQQNLPGPDYYEFMKMMETLEAHIKDEKARISATFAALAIQGLTKEKLVETAKTYQEIIRHDQAQFEKTASEKRDKEIGQKLKDVQGLEENTARHAETIQKLTKEISDSQQAMEKLKQTIAEEEGKLNRNKQGYLTACEAMFGKIADDITKIQTNL
- a CDS encoding PspA/IM30 family protein, producing the protein METQIFPADAQQLKSYWKRPGGKFGTLAGLGILGAIGYYVLPILTAVVWNTFNFGVALACLGVFLYCITHRKLRMSLFYLYEILMKKLVGVVIELDPFIIAEDYISDMQEEREKLYKQATDVDAQKEKIHAKMREKEGEINKLMTKAQVAKERGMMPELGNATRQIGRLKEYVQQLSPIFENLSRIGDYLTKVHKNSAYLIEDAKNELEVKKDLYKSVTSGNRALTSALKIFKGDPEKKMMVEQSMEFLKEDIAGKLANMKKAISYSSDFMKSIDLDNATYEKEGLKMLDKFNPDSEFKLAVSSRQSTGTSGSDYGDLLK
- a CDS encoding OmpA family protein, producing the protein MSVKVKTSGKVVMIVLVLAVIFVGKVGWWDKRPREAKQSQEIGRVALPDAPEASLAGQAMMLPLPAPKESVNGGTKIVWKIMAWNSQFPLMYANGGAVTTQGSLLDKAKLQVDISRQDDCFKSLADIVKFAQDYKDHPNSTPGVFASFMGDGMPAFFASLSKELEPLGPEYQPIAFYAMGKSYGEDQLMGPADWKKNPSSALGKTVACVLRDGDMNILLKWAGDNNLRVNPDETTFDKNAINLIAAADFLDAGNKYISGYKEKRKIVENGQKLSEEVTVGVDAVATWTPCDVNIAQKKGGLVTIANTKQYASQMPNITITIKKFAYDHRTDIENLIMALSQAGDQVRSFKEAKAFAASVSAKVYNEQSGDYWLKYYNGVTENDMQGVPVSLGGSMAFNLQDAANMFGLGKDGIDRYKIVYTTFGDILSKMYPEYMATYPQYSAVVDKSFLVSVIANHGELMEGKALQVAYSNEITSEVSSKSYQIQFETGSALIKPESYKLLDEILQSSVVAEGLKVGVYGHTDNVGGAQSNQALSEERANSVKSYLLSKGLSSQRIEAKGFGPSNPIADNATAAGRAKNRRVQIVLGE
- a CDS encoding ABC transporter permease — protein: MDIIKSVFRPLTQIKGRTSITLVVVEALAALLAWEIFGQHGLIPTPSKIMVAVGRIVTSAYFTDNLFSSLSLTLSGMGISIVLALVVSYLSLIPVFAPVTRFIVKCRYLTLTGLIFLFTLLTQDGHQLKLSLLIFGIVPFFVTSLLSIIDGINTQEYDLCKTLRMNNWQTLLEVVIVGRLDQVFEVMRQNFAIAWMMITMVEGLSMSEGGLGTMLIKSNKYIDLSTVFAILVIIFGLGIFFDYLLKQMRYWLFPYTKIEKRS